AATGCCACGGCTACTATAGAATTTAATTGTTACCTCACGCTGGGTGTTAAATACAGCTATGGACTGGTGGACATTGACCGGTCCGGCGGCAGCCTTAAAAACAGATATTTCGGTGTTAACCTCGGTATACTGTTCAACAGAGAAGACTGGTAGTATTTAATATTAAAAATATTTATACATTATTTTGTTTTATATTTGTTTGTCGATGGATATTTCGGGGCAATGGCTGTATTAAGAAGCCGGCTGCGAAGGAGCACTGTTATGCCGGATATAGGTTGAAAATGGCTGGCAGCGTGACAGCTATGATATCCGGCGTATAATTTCGTACATACTTATCAGTTAATCATTAATAGGACCAGAGAGGCCGCCGTTACAGGCGGTCTCTTTTTTTTTGCCGGAGGAGTAGGGGTGTATGTGTTGACGTGCGTCTTTTTTACAGAAAGTTGCTTCCCTAAGGGGTTGCGATGATCATTGGACAGTTAATTTAAATGTGTGACAGTTATAGGGATATGCCACTACGTCTCTACGTAATGGCATTATAATATGAAAGAAAAGCAAAAAAGGGAAAGACTTTCGTCATTCCCTTTTCTTTTTATATAAAGTCGGTTAAATGTTATACGATCGCTTCCACTGCTTTGCGTACCACCTGCGGTTTGCCGAGGGTATAGTAATGGAGCACCGGCACGCCAAAGGCTTTTAATTCTTTGGACTGCTGGATCAGCCATTCGGTGCCTACCTGTTCCACCTCCTTATCAGTTTTGCAGCGCATAATTTCGCTGGACAGCTCCGTGGGAAGGTCTACATGGAAAATCCTGGGAAGGATGTTCATTTGTTTTTTGGAGGTCAGGGGTTTCAGTCCCGGGATAATCGGTACTGTGATGCCCATTTCGCGGCATTTGGCTACAAAATCGAAGAATTTCTGGTTGTCGAAGAACATCTGAGTAACGATGTAATCCGCTCCCATTTCCACTTTCCGTTTGAGGTAGCCCATGTCTGTCTGCATATTGGGCGCTTCGAAGTGTTTTTCCGGATAGCCGGCCACCCCGATGCAGAAGTTGGTTTTTACGCCGCCCTGCAGGTCGTCTTCCAGGTACACGCCATTATTCATATGCACCACCTGGTCCAGCAGTTCGCTGGCATAGCTGTGGCCGTGCGGGTCCGGTTCAAAAAATGTTTCGTTTTTCGGAGCATCGCCTCTGAGCACCAATACGTTATCGATGCCGAGGAAGGCCAGGTCGATCAGGGCGTTTTCCGTTTCCTCCCTGCTAAAGCCGCCGCAGATCAGGTGAGGGACTGCATCCACCGTATAGTGGTTCATAATAGCGGCGCAGATACCTACCGTACCGGGGCGTTTACGGATTTCCACCTTCTCGAACGCGCCATCGGCCTTCTTTTTGAACATATGCTCACTGCGGTGGTAGGTTACATTAATATAAGCCGGCTTGAAGTCCATCAGCGGGTCCAGATGGTCGTAGATGGATTCAATGCTCTTTCCTTTCAGCGGGGGAAGGATTTCGAAAGATATCAGTGTATCCTTCGCCTGGGCAATATGTTCTGTTACTTTCATGTGTTATGGAATTTGTGGAATAATGGCTGTTTGGGTAAACCTTATTCCGACTGAAAATTTACGGGGGCAAAAATAACATATCCCCTCGTCAATCTTGTATGATTTTTCATCTTGGGCGAACTATGACTAGGCCAAGTGAATGAATTGTTTAATTTTGCTAAGTTTGATCATATGGCATTAAGAATACATACGGACCAGCTGGTAAAGCGCTATGGCGCCCGGACGGTGGTAAACCACGTGTCTGTTGAGGTTTCCCAGGGGGAGATTGTAGGGCTGCTGGGCCCTAACGGAGCGGGTAAAACTACCTCCTTTTACATGGTTGTCGGGCTTATTAAGCCGGATGAAGGGAATGTTTACCTCGATGAGGTGAATATTACCAAGCTGCCCATGTACAAAAGGGCCAAAATGGGTATTGGCTATCTGCCGCAAGAGGCGTCTGTGTTCCGCAAACTCAGTGTGGAAGACAATATCGCCGCTGTGCTGGAGATGACCAACCTGAAAAAGGCCGAGCAGAAAGACAAGCTGGAAGCGCTCCTGAGCGAATTCCGCCTGACGCATGTCCGCAAAAGCCCCGGGGACGTACTGAGCGGGGGAGAACGCCGCCGTACGGAAATCGCCCGCGCGCTGGCGGTAGATCCCAAATTTATCCTGCTGGACGAACCTTTTGCCGGTATCGACCCTATTGCCGTGGAAGATATCCAGTCTATCGTAGCCAAACTGAAATACAAGAATATCGGTATCCTGATCACAGACCACAACGTACAGGAAACATTGTCCATTACTGACAGGGCTTATTTATTGTTTGAAGGAAAAATCCTGAAATCCGGGTCGGCAGAAGAACTGGCTGAAGATGAACAGGTGAGAAAAGTGTATCTTGGCCAGAATTTCGTTCTTCGGAGGAAGAATTACCTGGACGAAGCAGCTAAACAATAAAAACACGCTACTCCTATATATGAAGATTTTAAGTCCTGCCATATCACAACTCGCACGTCTGCGCATGGGGCGCATCGCCTATTTTATGCAATATCCCGTGCAAGTACAGCAGCAGGTATTCCAAAACCTTATTAGCGCCGCTCAATACACGGAGTTCGGCAAACAACACGGCTTTTCAAAGATTTATAAGATAGAGGAATATAAAGAAAGGGTACCGGTACACACGTACGATACCATCAAACCCTATATTCAGCGCACCATGGAAGGCCAACAGAACGTACTGTGGAATACGCCAATCAAATGGTTCGCCAAATCCAGCGGCACCACCGCTGATAAAAGCAAGTTTATACCCGTAACCGTTGAAAGCCTCGACGAGTGTCATTACCGTTCCGGGCGCGACGTTATTTCCCTTTATTACAATAACTTCCCTGACTCCGACGTATTTACCGGAAAATCGTTGATCATCGGCGGCAGCCACCAGGTCAATAAACTGTCGGAGGACAGCGATTCCTACTGTGGCGATCTTAGCGCCGTGATGTTGCAGAACATGCCCTTTTATGGTAACATGATCCGCACGCCCGACCTGGAAATAGCCCTGATGGACGAATGGGAAGAAAAAATAGAGCGCATGGCCAATGCCGTGATCCACGAAAACGTGACCTCCATTGCCGGCGTACCTACCTGGACCATCGTACTGATCAAAAGGATATTTGAGCTTACCGGTAAAGATAACCTGGCAGACGTATGGCCCAACCTCGAACTGTATATGCATGGCGGCGTAAGCTTTACACCTTACCGCGACCAGTTTGCAAAACTGATCCGTAACCCGCTGATGCACTACCAGGAAACCTATAACGCTTCGGAAGGCTTCTTTGCCGCCCAGGACGTAATCGGTGAAGAAGGCCTGCTGCTGTTCCTTAACCATGGCATCTTCTACGAGTTTATGCCGATGGAGGAACTGGGCAAGGAAAATCCGCGTACCCTGCAGCTGCAGGAAGTGGAAACCGGGAAAAATTATGCCCTGGTTATCAGTACCAACGGCGGACTATGGCGTTACCTGGTAGGAGACACCATACAGTTTACCTCCCTGCTGCCTTATCGCATCAAGGTGAGCGGACGTACCAAATCGTTCATCAATGCTTTCGGTGAAGAAGTGATCGTGGAAAACGCCGATATGGCTATCGCCAAAGCCAGCGAAGCTACCGGCGCCGTTGTGAATGACTATACCGCAGCACCTGTATATTTCAGCGACGAAGGCAATGGCGGACACGAATGGCTCATCGAGTTTGAAGTGGCGCCAACAGATATAAACACCTTTGTATCTGTACTGGACAATACCCTGAAATCCATTAACTCAGACTACGAAGCCAAAAGGCATAAGGACATCGCCCTGCGCCCGCCGGTAGTACATGTACTGCCCAAAGGCACTTTCTGCGAATTCCTGAAAAGCAAAGGCAAACTGGGTGGCCAGCACAAAGTGCCCCGCCTGAACAACGACCGTAACTACCTCGAAGAAATTCTGAAGTTTGCGGCAACCATGAACACTTAAAACCTATCAACTATAACATGAAATTACTGGAGAACAAAGTAGCGATTGTAACTGGCGCCAGCCGTGGTATTGGAGAAGCGATAGCTTTGAAATTTGCAGAACAGGGAGCCAACGTGGCTTTTACTTATGTAAGTTCTGATGAAAAGGCGAAAATCCTGGAAGAAAAACTCCGCGCGCTGGGAGTACAGGCGAAAGCATATAAATCAAACGCCGGTGTTTACGAAGAGACAGAAGTGTTGGTAACTGAAGTGCTGAAAGAATTCGGAAAAATTGATATCTGCGTGAACAACGCCGGTATCTCCAAAGATAACCTCCTGTTGCGCATGAGCCCCGACCAATGGGACGATGTGATGAACATCAACCTGAAAAGCGTGTACAACATGACCAAACAGGTGATCCGTCCGATGATGAAAGCCAAATCCGGCAGCATCATCAACATGAGCTCCGTGATAGGCATCATGGGCAACGCGGGCCAAAGCAGCTACGCCGCTTCCAAAGCCGGTATCATCGGATTCTCCAAATCCATCGCACAGGAACTGGGCAGCCGTAACATCCGTTGCAACGCCGTAGCTCCGGGCTTTATCGAAACAGATATGACCAGCTACCTGAAAGAAGGTGAGCAGGCAACCAGCTACATTCAGCAAATTCCGCTGGCCCGCTTCGGCACACCGGAAGATATTGCCAATGTATGCCTCTTCCTGGCTTCTGATATGAGCAGCTATGTTACTGGTCAGACGATCAGCGCCTGCGGCGGCTTATGTATGTAATCTCCTATTACAGATAAAAAAAACGCGGGTGTGTATCACCCGCGTTTTTTGTTGTGTGGTTATCCTTATTTTTCCCACCATACTTTGGTGTTGATCTTGTCTCCTCCCATCTGCTCTACTACCTTCAGGTAGTTGTCTGTATTGTTTACCTTAACAGAGACCGGATAATATAACCTGTTAGGCATCTTCTGATCATTATACATAAAAGTAGTGGTAGGCAATACGGGCAGGCCTGTACGGCGATGCTCAAACCATTGCTGGTAATCTGTGAAGAAAAGCGCAAAATACTTTTGCAGCATAATGCGGTCCAGCGTACCGTCGTATTTAGTGCTCTCCAGCGTGAAGTAATTGTCTGGCATCACGCCTCCCCACATCTCAATAGCAGCTTTTACACCTTTTTTGTAGTGATCTTCCGCTGTGGCGGCAGGGATAATGTTCCGCTGCGCCAGTTCTGCCTGGATCAGTTCCACTTCTGCGTAGCTGAGTATCGGCACGATCATCGGTGCGATCACCAGTCGCTGCAGCAGCCCGGAAGGACTGTAGTTGACGCTGGTAGGGGATTCCATATAGTTCACCGGCAAGCCTTTATACCCTATGTTTTTGTTGTTCTTATCCTTTGCCTGACCGGCAAACAAGGCTAAGCGCGGATCTTTGAAGTTGTTCAGGTTGTTGATAAAGAAATCGAAATACACGCGACCGGTGCTGAAATCCTGCGGCCTGCTCCAGGGGGAGATATTAGGCGTGGTACCGGTGATGCTGAGCACGGCGGCTTCGGCATTGCTCTGGAATACCGGGTACTTCGTTGCGTCCTGCAACATAGCGGCCATGATGTCTGCATTGCCGGGCAGTTTTTTCATGGTGCGCAGTAACAGGCGGAGACGGAGCGAGTTGGTGAACTTTCTCCATTTGGTCAGGTCATTGTTGAAAAGGATATCGGCAGCATACATGGTGGTAGTGCCGGTATTATACAATGTATTGGCTCTTTCCAGGTCTGCCAGGATGGTTTTGTAAACATCTTCCTGCTTGTCGAATGTAGGGAAGAAGGTGCCCTGTTCGCCGCTCAGGGCGGTACTCATCGGAACATCGCCGAAACAGTCTGTCAGCATGGAATAAAACCATGCTTTCAGCGTCAGGGATATCGCGAGGTAGTTATTGTTGTTCAGTTTAATGGCAGACAACTCCATTTCGCGTGCATTGGCAAGGCACTGGTAATACGTGGCCCAGATGCCGTTACCAATATCTTCCCGGAAATCGTACAGGTAAGTCTGGTCTTCTACAGATTCATTGGGGTATCCGCCGGCAATCTGCATCAGCTCAAAAGTGAAGGAGCGGCTGCGGCTCATGCCGTAGGACGCACCGTTGTAAATGGTGGGATTCAGCAAAGTGCCCGGAGTAATGGTTTCCAGGCGGTTAGGATCTTTATTGGTCTCCACAAAGTCCTTGGTACAACTGCCCAGTAACGCAGTGGCCAGTACAGCGGCATATATGGTTTTAAAGCGGTTGCTTAAGTTCAGAGATATCATGGTTATGCTGATTTCAGTAACAGAGATCGGTTATAATTTTACTTTCAGGTTGAAGCCAAAAGTAGACGGTGTCGGCATCTGGCCTACTTCCACACCGGTAAGGATACCTGTTCCGCTGGCTTGTGTGGCCACTTCCGGATCATAAATCGGGAAATCGGAGATGGTTGCCAGGTTACGTCCGTATATGGCGAGGCTCAGGTTCTGTATTTTGGTGCGGTTGAACCATGTTTTCGGGAAGTTGTACTCCAGTGACACTTCACGCAGTTTGATGAAGGAAGCGTCAAAGGAATTGGCTTCAGTGTTGTTCAAACGGTAGTACTGCGCATAATAATCGGCTGGTCTTACTTTTACCGTGTTAGGGCTGAAAGAGCCATCTGCATTTTGTACTACGCCTTCGCCAACGATCCATCCTTCTTCTCTGCCTTTCAGTGTGTGTCTCAGCTTACCCTGTTCTGTCATTTTGTGGTGGGAATGAGAATAGAGCGTACCACCCAGCTGTCCGTCGACAGTAGTGCTCAGCCTGAAACCTTTGTACGTCAAGCTGTTGGTCCAGCCGGCTCTCCATTCGGGGTTGGTGTCGCCTACGTATTCGGTGACCTGCGTTACACTGGGAATGCCGTTAACGTAGATGATCTGGCCGTCCGGGGCGCGCTGGAACTTAAGACCGTAGAGTGCAGAAGCTGTTTGTCCTTCTACGGCGGTCAGTGTGGCGCTGGAAGAGCTCATGATAGACAGTTTGCCGCCCAGGCGGGGATCGAGGCTCAGCACTTTACTGCGTGTAGCCGCCCAGGTGATAGTGGTGTTCCAGGTGAAGTTTTTATTCGTCACTGGTGTGGCACTTAAGATCAGCTCCAGGCCCTGGTTGCGGACTTCACCGGAGTTCAGCAGCGCGGAAGCAAAGCCGGTGGCTCTTTCCAGGGGAACAGAGAGGATCTGGTTTTTAGTGCGGGTACGATATACAGATGCGTCGAGCTTCAGGCGGTTTTTCAGGAAAGCCACTTCGATACCTGTTTCCACGCTGGTGGATATCTCCGGTTTGAATTCCAAATTATACAGTTCTGAAGGTGCTTCAGCGGAGCTGGGGAAGCTGCTGCGGCCATAGTATTTGGCCGTTCTGCCCGGTTCAGTGTCGTTACCTACCTGGGCAAGTGACAGGCGGTATTTCAGGTAACTGATGGATTTAGGCAGCTGTACCATTTCGCTGATGATCATGCTCAGGTTGGCAGAAGGATAGAAGAAAGACCAGTTGGCTTCCGGCAAGGTGCTGGACCAGTCGTTTCTGCCCGTCAGGTCCAGGAAGATCATGTCCTTGTAACCCAGGTTGACGAGGCCATACAGGCTGTTTACTTTTTTCCTGGAGTCGTAGGTGGCCACCAGCGGGTTGCTGATACCGTTGGTCATCTTGTAAACGCCGGGCACCACCAGTCCGATCAGGGTGTTGTCGGTACGGTCGTAGCGGCTGCTCATGGCGTTACCACCGGCAGATGCGGTCAGGGTGAATTTGTCCTGCATCCATGCATTCTTGTAAGACAGGAGGAAGTCGGTATTGATTTCCTGCGTGTATACGGTTTGTTTAGTGTAGAAACCTTGCCCATAGCGGTTAGTATCATATGGACGGCGTTGGTCCCTGTTCTGGTGGTTGGTGTTGATACCACCGCGCAGCATCAGGGTGAGTTTGGGCGCCAGTTGAACATCGGCTTTCAGGTTGCCGGTGATGGCGTTGCCACGTAAGCCGTTGGTGATATCTTCCGCAATAACGAACGGGTTATCGATAAAGGAGCTGTAAGGGCGTATCATGCTGATGCCTTCCGCTCCCGGTTTCCATTTTGCCCTGTACCAGTCGAGGTCTACGTTGGGGTTCTGGAAAATCATGAAATAACCGATGGAGTGGTTGTTATAACCGAGGCCCGGCAGGTTGTCGCTGGATTTATTGGTATAGTTTACCGCAGTGGACAGCCTGATGGCGTTAGATACTTTGTATCCGGCGTTAACGGCAGCGGTTATACGTTCAAATCCGGTGGTGGGCATGATCCATTTGTTGGAGGAATGCGTAACGGAAGCGCGGATAGAACCGTCCTGGCCGGAGTTTTCGAGCGACAGGGTGTTGGTGACCGTACGGCCTGTCTGCCAGAAGGATTTACGGTTGTCCTTATAGGGTTGCCACAGTGTTCTTTCTGAACCGGTGCCCATTTTAACGGGGTCGTACTGGAAATAGTATTGTCCGTCGAATTTAGGGCCGAAGGCGCTGCTGCTGCCACCGGTGCTGCGACCGTCTTCCGTAGCGCCATAGGAGTAATACAGTTCACCTTTGGCGTTGTAGTTGGTTTTACCGTCGCCCTGGCCGTATTCATATTGCCAGTCGGGCCAGCGGGTGATCACATCAAAGCTGGTGTTGTTGTTGAAAGAGATGCCCAGTCCTCTTTTGGCTTTAGCGCCGGATTTGGTGGTGATCAATACGGCGCCGTTGGCAGCGCGGCTACCATACAATGCCGTTGCACCGGGGCCTTTGAGGATACTTACGCTTTCAATGTCGTCCGGATTGATATCTGATATACCGTTACCGAAATCGACCGGAACGTCGATAGAAGCATCGCCGCCCATATAGCCGTTGGAGGCTCCGGAAGTGGTGAGGCCTCCGTTTACGGGTACACCGTCTACTACCACCAGTGCAGCGTTGCCGTTGGAGGTAAGGGAGTTGGTGCCGCGAAGCCTTATCTCCTGCGAGTTAAGCGGGCCGCCGAGAGAGGCGATATTTAATCCGGCTACTTTGCCACGCAGCGCATCAGACCAGTTGTTGGGCCTGGAATCGGTCATGGCTTCATCGTTAAGGGTTTGTTGTGCATAACCCAGTGCTTTCTCTGCTCTTTTAATACCAAGAGCGGTCACCACCACCTCATTGAGCTTGCCGGTAGTTGTTTTCAGACGTACATGCAGATTGGACGCATCGTCATTGAACACCAGCTGCTGCTTTTCATAACCCATCATGGTGATATAAAGCTGTGCGCCGGGAGTAAGGGACTTGATGTCGAAGGCGCCGTTTACGTCGGTGATGGCGAGGAGCTTGCCATTGGCCATGATAGCCGCGCCCGGGATAGGCTCACCTTTGTCGAAAGACTCTACGCGTCCTTTCACATGGACGGGCTGTTGGGCATATAGGTGGCCCGATAGCAACAGTACAGTAGCAAGGCCCAGTGGTCGCTTCAGATACTTTGTAAATTTTTTCTTCATGCTTTGACTGGTTTAAAAAAAATTTTTAAACCGCAAAGCAATAGCACCACTGTTATGGGGACATTAATAAACCGTTACAAAACCGTTAAGTTGTTGACAATCATCTTCATATAAATTTAACTCACAGCATGGTGAAATTTTGATGACGATTACAGATAGAGGCAGGGGAGATATTGTTATTTTTTTTACACATCTCGGCGTTATTTCCAACAATTTGTCAAATACCTCCGGACTTATCGTATCTTTTCATGGACGTATAACATATATTTGTTTGCGACCGATGAGCAATGAAGTGAGCAATGACGTGAACGATGGAGTGACCGTACAAGTAGCACTACAGCCAGTATAACAGCGTGTCAGGATCTGAATACTTTGGAATCGAGTTTACATATCAATCAACATAAACAACAGTTACCGGCTTTTGAAGGGCTCTTCAAAACGTACTATGCTGCGCTCTGTACTTTTGCGTTTGATTTTGTAAACCGTCATGAACTGGCGGAAGAGATTGTACAGGACACATTTCTCAAAGTCTGGGAACGTTATGATGACCTGAACATACAGATATCAGTAAAAGCGTACCTGTACAGGGCTGTTCAAAACAATTGCATCAACTACGTTAAGCAGGACCGTATCAGGGCCCGCTATGGCCATGAGCTGCTACAACAGCTGGAATCCCGTATTAACTTAATGAATATGCCTGCTGCACTTACACCGGCAGAAAGGCTGGAGAGCGCGGAGCTGGAACATATGGCGGAAAAGGCGATCCGGAAACTGCCGCCACAATGCCAGGATGTATTCCGGCTAAGCCGCTTTGAACAGTTGAGTTATCCCGAAATTTCCCGCCAACTGGGCATTTCCGTCAACACTGTGAAAACACAAATGACCCGGGCATTACAACGTCTGCGGAACGAGCTGTTGCCACTGCTGAAATAAATACCAAAATTTTTTTTTCTTGTTTGTCACCCTATGGGGACAAAAAGATTGTCTTACTACTTGTTTAAAAATATGCAGCCTAACTATTTACCTGGGCAGATGGATGATCTGATAGTGCAATTCTTGTCTGGTAATATTACGCCGGAAGACCAGCAGGAGCTGGAAAAATGGATAGATGCCAGCCCCGGGAACCGGGAATATTTTATACAGCTGCGGGATGCCTGGATGGCCGCCGCGGCAACAGGTCCGTATAATGCAGAGGCGGCCTGGGAGGAAATGCGACAGGTCAACGCGCCGGTGTCCGTCAAAAGATGGAAACAGGTGCTGAAAATGGCCGCCTCCTATACGTTGCCATTTGTTTTAGGGGGTGGAGTGGTGTTTTCCTGGCTTACGCTGAAAAAAGGACAAGGAGACCAGGGAGTGGTGACGGTGACCAGCCCGAAAGGAGCGACGACCAAAATAGAACTGTCTGACGGCACAGAAGTATGGCTCAATGCCGGCAGCAAGCTGGAATACGCCTCTTCCTTCAATACCGCCGGCAGGGAAGTGAAACTGGAAGGAGAAGCGTTTTTTAAGGTCCATACAGATTCCCGGAAACCATTTACCGTGAAGGCTTCTGATCTCAGGATACTGGCACTGGGCACTTCATTTAACGTAAAGGCCTATCCGGAAGACAAAGGCGTGGTGACCACCCTGGTGGATGGGGCCGTTCGGATAGATGGCAGCAGCACCGCCAATCCGTTTAAAATAATGCTAAAGCCACATCAGCATGTGGTGTATAAACAGACAACAGAGGCACCAGCTGCCGGTAAAAACACCAGCAGCCACGCCGCTGCCCCGGCACCGGTGGAAACAAAAGAAGTGAGCAACACTGATATATACACGGCCTGGAAAGATGGTAACTGGATCGTAACAGGTCAGACACTGGAAGAAATGGCTGTCACCATGGAGCGCAGGTTTAATGTAAATGTTGACTTCAAAGAAGACGAATTGAAAAACTACCGGTTCAGTGGCACATTCCGCCAGGAAACACTGGAGCAGGTGCTAAATATCCTGAAACTGACAGCACCCCTGGACTACAGCATAGAGGAGGGAACAGTGAGCATCAGCGTGGATAAAGTATTGAAGGAAAAATATGCCAACGCACTGCGGAACGGTAAATAGCCGGGAGGCAGGCCAACAGAACAACAATTATTGAACCTGTAAAAACCAATGAATGAACAGTAAGAACAACTGAAAAAAATTGGGGTAATGCGACTTACCCCAATCCAACGAAAATCACATAGTGTGCAGTAGCCTTTGCGACGGGCGTTCTGCCGTAATTCATCGTTTAACTAAAATCTATACAAGTTTATGAAATCCACTCTAAACTTGGCGGCATTTCTTTGCCCCAGGCGAAAATTATTCCTAATGATGAGAATGACGGGATTGCTAATTTTCGGAAGTATTCTACAAGCATCTGCCACCATTTCCGCACAAGACCGAATTAGCGAACTACACGCAGAAAACAAGAGCGTCCGTGAAGTTTTCAAAATGATTGAAAACAGCAGTAACTACCGCTTTTTTTACAATGAGAACTTTGCAGACCTGGACAAGGCAGTGTCCATTGACGTGAAAAACAAAAAGATCAACGATGTACTTGGCCAGCTGTTCTCCACCGCCAATGTCACCTATCGCGT
The Chitinophaga varians genome window above contains:
- a CDS encoding FecR family protein — encoded protein: MDDLIVQFLSGNITPEDQQELEKWIDASPGNREYFIQLRDAWMAAAATGPYNAEAAWEEMRQVNAPVSVKRWKQVLKMAASYTLPFVLGGGVVFSWLTLKKGQGDQGVVTVTSPKGATTKIELSDGTEVWLNAGSKLEYASSFNTAGREVKLEGEAFFKVHTDSRKPFTVKASDLRILALGTSFNVKAYPEDKGVVTTLVDGAVRIDGSSTANPFKIMLKPHQHVVYKQTTEAPAAGKNTSSHAAAPAPVETKEVSNTDIYTAWKDGNWIVTGQTLEEMAVTMERRFNVNVDFKEDELKNYRFSGTFRQETLEQVLNILKLTAPLDYSIEEGTVSISVDKVLKEKYANALRNGK